Proteins encoded in a region of the Leopardus geoffroyi isolate Oge1 chromosome E2, O.geoffroyi_Oge1_pat1.0, whole genome shotgun sequence genome:
- the SLC7A9 gene encoding B(0,+)-type amino acid transporter 1, with translation MEETSLRNRREDEKSIRSIQSKEPKTTSLQKEVGLLSGICIIVGTIIGSGIFISPKSVLSNTETVGPCLIIWAACGVLATLGALCFAELGTMITKSGGEYPYLMEAFGPIPAYLFSWTSLFVIKPTSFAIICLSFSEYVCAPFYSGCNPPPVVVKCLAAAAILLITTVNSLSVRLGSYVQNVFTGAKLVIVAIIIISGLVLLAQGNTRNFENSFEGTKLSVGAISLAFYNGLWAYDGWNQLNYITEELRNPFRNLPLAIIIGIPLVTGCYILMNVSYFTVMTPTELLQSQAVAVTFGDRVLYPASWVVPLFVAFSTIGAANGTCFTAGRLVYVAGREGHMLKVLSYISVRRLTPAPAIIFYGIIATIYIIPGDINSLVNYFSFAAWLFYGLTILGLVVMRFTKKDLERPIKVPIFIPILVTLVSVFLVLAPIISEPAWEYLYCVLFILSGLIFYFLFVHYKFGWAQKILKPVTMHLQMLMEVVPPEEAPE, from the exons ATGGAGGAGACAAGCCTGAGGAATCGGAGAGAAGATGAGAAGTCCATCCGGAGTATCCAGAGTAAGGAACCCAAGACCACGAGTCTCCAGAAGGAG GTGGGCCTGCTCAGCGGCATCTGCATCATCGTGGGCACCATCATCGGCTCTGGGATCTTCATCTCCCCCAAGTCTGTGCTCAGCAACACGGAAACCGTGGGGCCCTGTCTCATCATATGGGCGGCCTGTGGGGTCCTCGCAACACTGG GTGCCCTGTGCTTTGCAGAGCTTGGCACGATGATCACCAAGTCGGGGGGCGAGTACCCTTACCTGATGGAGGCCTTCGGGCCCATCCCTGCCTACCTCTTCTCCTGGACCAGCCTGTTCGTCATAAAGCCCACATCCTTTGCCATCATCTGCCTCAGCTTTTCGGAGTATGTCTGTGCGCCCTTCTATTCGGGCTGCAATCCCCCTCCGGTTGTCGTGAAATGCCTGGCTGCCGCTGCCATTT tgctcatcaccacgGTGAACTCGCTGAGCGTGCGGCTGGGGAGCTACGTCCAGAACGTGTTCACGGGGGCCAAGCTGGTGATCGtggccatcatcatcatcagcgGGCTGGTCCTCCTGGCCCAAG GGAACACAAggaattttgagaattcttttgAGGGCACAAAACTGTCTGTGGGAGCCATCAGTCTGGCATTTTATAATGGACTCTGGGCGTACGATGGATG gaATCAACTCAATTACATCACGGAAGAACTTAGAAACCCTTTCAG aaaCCTGCCCTTGGCCATCATCATCGGGATCCCACTGGTGACAGGCTGCTACATCCTCATGAACGTTTCCTACTTCACCGTGATGACGCCTACCGAGCTCCTGCAGTCCCAGGCGGTGGCCGTG aCGTTCGGCGACCGCGTTCTCTACCCGGCCTCTTGGGTGGTTCCGCTGTTCGTGGCCTTTTCCACCATCGGTGCCGCCAACGGGACTTGCTTTACGGCAGGCAG ACTTGTGTACGTGGCGGGCCGGGAAGGCCACATGCTTAAAGTGCTCTCCTACATCAGCGTCAGGCGCCTGACTCCAGCCCCTGCCATCATCTTTTAT GGCATCATAGCAACTATTTATATCATCCCTGGTGACATAAACTCATTGGTCAATTACTTCAGTTTTGCTGCATGGCTGTTTTATGGCCTGACGATTCTGGGATTGGTTGTCATGAGGTTTACAAAGAAAGACCTGGAAAGGCCTATCAAG GTGCCCATTTTCATCCCCATCTTGGTGACTCTCGTCTCCGTGTTTTTGGTTTTGGCCCCAATCATCAGCGAACCCGCGTGGGAATATCTCTACTGTGTGTTATTTATACTGAGCGGCcttatattttacttcctttttgtcCACTATAAGTTTGGATGGGCTCAGAAAATCTTAA AGCCCGTCACCATGCACCTTCAGATGCTGATGGAGGTCGTGCCGCCAGAGGAAGCTCCAGAGTAG